The following are encoded in a window of Strix aluco isolate bStrAlu1 chromosome 15, bStrAlu1.hap1, whole genome shotgun sequence genomic DNA:
- the LOC141930335 gene encoding lysosomal dipeptide transporter MFSD1-like codes for MAAAAERAAFRFVVLLFNCLLTFGSYFCFDIPSVLQEQFQGNLTCPNGTHHNSTGHDSLLGCVEGLGMTPAQYNLLYAIYAWTNAVVVILAGFLIDKLGNRFGVFVFSLMTVLGSSIFALGSHFKGSPYLLPMMLTGRLLFGSGNGSLTIVQNRITAFWFRGKELALAFGLTLSFSRLGSVLNFFFTQQFEAKFGMQWTLWGGTLLCVLGFVSALTVSVLDKVGMKQLGLDGVIQQESKKVRIQDIQRLPLRYWLLVLTIMFFYNGVFPFVADASKFIQDKYSGYSQQAAAYIAGAVYDSSLVLSAAVGILIDYVGLRGVFAVGCAALTLPVFALLAFTFVPPLVSTIWLGITYSFAAASMWPSIPLVVPQATLGTAMGLATSVQMVGVGLSNLVVGHILGTKSSELKIPLWRWQQMMIFMLANTIACIVASISLNVVDKKQGGTLNSTRKGAALERGRGSPADAAPLLQDETGHEGSGS; via the exons atggcggcggcggcggagcgcg CCGCCTTCAGGTTCGTGGTGCTCCTCTTCAACTGCCTCCTCACCTTCGGCTCCTACTTCTGCTTCGACATCCCCAGCGTCCTGCAGGAGCAGTTCCAGGGG AACTTGACCTGCCCCAATGGAACCCATCATAACAGCACCGGGCATGACAGCCTGCTGGGCTGTGTGGAAGGCTTGGGAATGACACCTGCCCAGTACAACCTGCTGTACGCGATCTACGCGTGGAC AAATGCAGTAGTGGTTATTCTGGCTGGATTCCTGATTGATAAACTAGGAAATCGCT ttggtgtctttgttttctctcttatgACTGTGCTGGGATCATCAATCTTTGCTCTAGGCTCACATTTCAAGGGGTCGCCATACCTCCTACCAATGATGCTAACAGGAAGACTGCTCTTTGGCTCTGGGAATGGGTCACTTACTA TTGTGCAGAATCGTATCACAGCCTTCTGGTTCAGGGGGAAGGAACTGGCACTGGCATTTGGACTGACTTTGTCTTTCTCACGTCTTGGGAGCGTCCTCAACTTCTTCTTCACCCAGCAGTTTGAGGCAAAATTTGGAATGCAGTGGACACTTTGGGGAG GTACCCTGCTCTGtgtgcttggttttgtttcagcCCTCACAGTCAGCGTACTAGATAAAGTGGGCATGAAGCAACTGGGCTTGGACGGGGTTATCCAGCAAGAATCCAAAAAAGTG CGGATTCAGGACATCCAGCGACTTCCCCTTCGCTACTGGCTCCTGGTCCTCACCATCATGTTCTTCTACAACGGAGTCTTCCCCTTTGTGGCAGACGCCAG caagttTATCCAGGATAAATATTCTGGTTACAGCCAGCAGGCAGCCGCTTATATTGCTGGGGCAGTGTACGACAGCTCCCTGGTTCTCTCTGCAGCAGTTGGCATATTAATT GACTACGTTGGACTGAGGGGTGTCTTTGCCGTTGGCTGTGCTGCACTGACTCTGCCCGTCTTCGCCCTCCTGGCGTTTACGTTTGTGCCTCCGTTAGTCTCTACCATCTGGTTGGGGATTACTTACTCCTTTGCTGCC GCTAGTATGTGGCCATCCATACCTCTCGTGGTCCCCCAGGCAACTTTAGGGACAGCCATGGGGCTTGCAACTTCTGTGCAGATGGTTGGAGTTGGCCTTTCGAATCTGGTCGTTGGACACATTCTAGGAACAAAGTCCAG TGAATTAAAGATCCCCCTGTGGCGCTGGCAACAGATGATGATCTTTATGTTGGCAAACACCATTGCCTGCATTGTTGCCTCCATTAGCCTCAATGTTGTGGACAAGAAACAG GGCGGCACACTGAACAGCACCCGGAAGGGAGCGGCGCTGGAGCGGGGGCGCGGGAGCCCTGCGGACGCGGCGCCGCTGCTCCAGGATGAGACGGGACACGAGGGCTCCGGCAGCTGA
- the JPT2 gene encoding jupiter microtubule associated homolog 2 isoform X1, giving the protein MFQGPEADSAKPSSRVLKPPGGGSSNLFGSTEEVSSSSRPHRMASNIFGASEEPQNIPKRTNPPGGKESGIFEDSSSAQPRPRMNPPGGKTSDIFGSPVSTSVVRAHPNKPKDHIVLKEDETPKKLEATENIKPQLEDGGEKKDLGKEERCKDPEPKIDNHEPRLGPRPRSHNKVLNPPGGKSSIAFY; this is encoded by the exons ATGTTCCAGGGCCCCGAGGCCGATTCGGCCAAGCCCAGCTCCAG GGTATTGAAGCCCCCAGGAGGAGGTTCAAGTAATCTCTTTGGGAGTACAGAAGAAGTTTCTTCTTCAAGCAGGCCACACCGGATGGCATCCAATATCTTTGGAGCATCAGAAGAACCTCAAAACATTCCAAAAAGAACAAACCCTCCAG GGGGAAAAGAAAGTGGTATCTTTGAGGATTCTAGTTCTGCTCAGCCTCGTCCACGCATGAATCCACCTGGTGGGAAGACAAGTGATATCTTTGGGTCTCCTGTGTCAACCAGTGTTGTGCGAGCACACCCAAACAAGCCTAAG GATCACATTGTCTTGAAAGAAGATGAAACACCAAAGAAGCTAGAAG CTACAGAAAATATCAAACCACAGCTGGAAGATGGAGGCGAGAAAAAAGATCTGGGCAAAGAGGAGCGATGCAAGGACCCAGAACCCAAGATAGACAATCATGAGCCCCGATTAGGGCCAAGGCCACGCTCACACAACAAAGTTCTCAATCCGCCCGGGGGGAAATCCAGTATTGCATTCTATTAG
- the JPT2 gene encoding jupiter microtubule associated homolog 2 isoform X2: MASNIFGASEEPQNIPKRTNPPGGKESGIFEDSSSAQPRPRMNPPGGKTSDIFGSPVSTSVVRAHPNKPKDHIVLKEDETPKKLEATENIKPQLEDGGEKKDLGKEERCKDPEPKIDNHEPRLGPRPRSHNKVLNPPGGKSSIAFY, encoded by the exons ATGGCATCCAATATCTTTGGAGCATCAGAAGAACCTCAAAACATTCCAAAAAGAACAAACCCTCCAG GGGGAAAAGAAAGTGGTATCTTTGAGGATTCTAGTTCTGCTCAGCCTCGTCCACGCATGAATCCACCTGGTGGGAAGACAAGTGATATCTTTGGGTCTCCTGTGTCAACCAGTGTTGTGCGAGCACACCCAAACAAGCCTAAG GATCACATTGTCTTGAAAGAAGATGAAACACCAAAGAAGCTAGAAG CTACAGAAAATATCAAACCACAGCTGGAAGATGGAGGCGAGAAAAAAGATCTGGGCAAAGAGGAGCGATGCAAGGACCCAGAACCCAAGATAGACAATCATGAGCCCCGATTAGGGCCAAGGCCACGCTCACACAACAAAGTTCTCAATCCGCCCGGGGGGAAATCCAGTATTGCATTCTATTAG